In a genomic window of Asticcacaulis sp.:
- the rnc gene encoding ribonuclease III: MNVRVSPSKESNLRLKAIDALQDKLGYRFHDPELLELALTHASVAEGARKMADNERLEFLGDRVLGLMTAETLMEALPEATEGELSRRFHTLVSRETCADVARQIDLGPAIRLAAGETKSGGRSNPTILGDACEALMAAVYIDGGYEAVLRCFKPLWVKAVKESGNVSRSNPKSYLQEWAVAHGMGAPVYTLVSRKGPDHAPVFTIEVRIDDLPPQSASGKSRQEAEKAAALGLIEREKLN, translated from the coding sequence ATGAACGTCCGTGTCTCTCCATCGAAAGAGTCGAACCTGCGCCTGAAGGCCATTGACGCCTTGCAGGACAAGCTCGGCTATCGTTTTCATGACCCGGAACTGCTCGAACTGGCCCTGACCCACGCCTCCGTGGCTGAAGGCGCGCGCAAGATGGCTGATAATGAACGCCTGGAATTCCTGGGCGATCGTGTGCTGGGCCTGATGACCGCCGAAACCCTGATGGAGGCTCTGCCAGAGGCCACCGAAGGCGAACTGTCGCGCCGCTTCCATACCCTGGTCAGCCGCGAAACCTGCGCCGATGTCGCCCGCCAGATCGATCTGGGGCCGGCCATCCGCCTGGCCGCCGGCGAAACCAAGAGCGGCGGTCGCAGCAATCCGACCATCCTGGGAGACGCCTGCGAGGCCCTGATGGCGGCCGTCTATATCGATGGCGGTTACGAGGCGGTCCTGCGCTGCTTCAAGCCCCTGTGGGTCAAGGCAGTAAAGGAGAGCGGCAATGTCTCGCGCTCCAATCCGAAATCCTATCTGCAGGAATGGGCGGTGGCGCACGGCATGGGCGCGCCGGTCTATACGCTGGTCAGCCGCAAGGGGCCCGACCACGCGCCTGTTTTCACCATCGAGGTCCGCATCGACGACCTGCCCCCGCAATCGGCCAGCGGCAAATCCCGCCAGGAGGCCGAAAAGGCCGCCGCGCTTGGCCTTATCGAACGAGAAAAACTGAATTGA
- the era gene encoding GTPase Era — MTDSTTRCGFVAIIGAPNAGKSTLVNQLVGTKVSIVTQKVQTTRFPVRGIALHDDCQMILVDTPGIFKPRRRLDRAMVKSAWSGAEDADCIVLLVDAAAQLAVKHPNAETKATGADHKAVEDVEMIVKGLQENNAKAILALNKIDLMKSENLLAIADELYKAGVFEDVLMISAEKGHGVKDLRALLEKKMPEGPWLYPADQAADAPVRILAAEITREKLFLRVHEELPYAAAVVTTKFEDKPDGSARIEQTIFVERDSQRSIVLGKNGQTLKWIGMKSREELGKLLDRQVHLFLHVQVEEKWSEDRALYAQFGLEYES, encoded by the coding sequence TTGACCGATTCCACCACACGCTGCGGCTTTGTCGCCATCATCGGTGCGCCGAACGCCGGCAAGTCGACGCTTGTCAACCAACTGGTCGGCACCAAGGTGTCCATCGTTACCCAGAAGGTGCAGACGACTCGCTTCCCGGTGCGCGGCATCGCCCTGCACGATGACTGCCAGATGATCCTGGTCGATACGCCGGGCATCTTCAAGCCGCGTCGCCGCCTGGATCGCGCCATGGTCAAGTCGGCCTGGAGCGGTGCCGAGGATGCAGATTGCATCGTCCTGCTGGTCGATGCCGCCGCGCAACTGGCAGTGAAACACCCGAATGCCGAGACGAAGGCCACCGGCGCCGATCACAAGGCGGTCGAGGATGTTGAGATGATCGTCAAGGGCCTGCAGGAGAATAATGCCAAGGCCATTCTGGCGCTCAACAAGATCGACCTGATGAAGAGCGAGAACCTGCTGGCCATAGCTGATGAGCTTTATAAAGCGGGCGTCTTCGAGGACGTGCTCATGATCTCGGCCGAGAAAGGCCATGGTGTCAAGGATCTGCGTGCCCTGCTGGAAAAGAAGATGCCGGAAGGGCCGTGGCTTTATCCGGCCGATCAGGCGGCCGATGCGCCGGTGCGTATCCTGGCCGCCGAGATCACCCGCGAAAAGCTGTTCCTGCGCGTGCATGAAGAACTGCCCTATGCTGCGGCTGTGGTCACGACCAAGTTCGAGGATAAGCCGGACGGTTCGGCGCGTATCGAACAGACCATTTTCGTTGAACGCGACAGCCAGCGCTCGATCGTTCTGGGCAAGAATGGCCAGACCCTGAAATGGATCGGCATGAAATCGCGTGAGGAACTGGGCAAGCTGCTCGACCGCCAGGTCCATCTCTTCCTGCATGTTCAGGTCGAGGAAAAGTGGAGCGAGGACCGTGCTTTGTATGCGCAATTCGGGCTGGAGTATGAGTCTTAA
- a CDS encoding GNAT family N-acetyltransferase, with translation MSVQVREALPSDLDGLLTLYAQLNPFDPRLPDDTAVRIFTEIQARAGLSVLVAVIDGHMVGSVTLVILPNLTRGGAPYALVENVVTHDGHRRRGIGRALLADAARLAEAAGCYKLMLMTSRPEPHVRDFYTGCGFSQNKIGFQMRFGGH, from the coding sequence ATGTCTGTTCAGGTTCGTGAGGCCCTGCCGTCCGATCTGGACGGACTGCTTACGCTTTACGCGCAACTGAACCCTTTCGATCCGCGCCTGCCGGACGATACTGCTGTACGGATTTTCACTGAAATCCAGGCAAGGGCAGGGCTGTCCGTTCTGGTGGCGGTTATCGATGGTCATATGGTCGGATCGGTAACCTTGGTCATCCTCCCCAACCTGACACGCGGCGGCGCACCCTACGCGCTGGTCGAGAATGTCGTGACCCATGATGGCCACCGGCGCCGGGGCATTGGCCGGGCGCTGCTGGCGGACGCGGCCCGCCTCGCCGAAGCTGCCGGTTGCTACAAGCTGATGCTGATGACCAGCCGTCCTGAGCCGCATGTCCGCGACTTTTACACAGGATGCGGTTTTAGCCAGAACAAGATCGGCTTTCAGATGCGTTTTGGCGGTCATTGA
- the lepB gene encoding signal peptidase I → MAQHDDTANEVIAAAANAAEKIDHETAAAVDNAPEDEPEEVDTRDAKQVAVDEAKEIFSVVAVALILVMILRTFLFQPFTIPSASMEPNLYEGDYIIVSKWDYGISKYSFPVALPFIKGRIMNHAPKRGDIVVFKLPSNTKIDYIKRVIGLPGDTVQMKQDQLYVNGVAVPNTELGPVDAKGFEARYATAYRETLPDGRTHLMQDIVKDGRADDTGEFIVPAGNYFMMGDNRDNSLDSRFSPDDPYEPGVGFVPEENLEGRAVLILMSWKEGSSLWKPWTWLNFHWNRFFKPLH, encoded by the coding sequence ATGGCACAGCACGACGACACAGCGAATGAGGTGATTGCCGCTGCGGCCAATGCGGCGGAAAAGATCGACCACGAAACCGCCGCTGCCGTCGATAACGCCCCAGAGGACGAGCCGGAGGAGGTCGATACGCGGGACGCCAAGCAGGTCGCGGTCGATGAAGCCAAGGAAATCTTCAGTGTCGTCGCCGTGGCGCTGATCCTGGTCATGATCCTGCGCACCTTCCTGTTCCAGCCTTTCACCATCCCCTCGGCATCGATGGAGCCAAACCTTTATGAAGGCGATTACATCATCGTCTCCAAGTGGGATTACGGCATTTCGAAATATTCCTTCCCCGTAGCTCTGCCGTTCATCAAGGGGCGCATAATGAACCATGCGCCGAAGCGCGGCGATATCGTGGTCTTCAAACTGCCGAGCAACACCAAGATCGATTACATCAAGCGCGTCATCGGCTTGCCGGGCGATACGGTCCAGATGAAGCAGGACCAGCTTTACGTGAACGGCGTGGCTGTGCCGAATACCGAGCTCGGCCCGGTCGACGCCAAGGGTTTCGAGGCGCGTTATGCCACGGCCTATCGTGAAACCCTGCCGGATGGCCGTACCCACCTGATGCAGGATATCGTCAAGGACGGCCGCGCCGACGATACCGGCGAGTTCATCGTGCCGGCCGGCAACTACTTCATGATGGGCGACAACCGCGATAATTCGCTGGACAGCCGCTTTTCGCCGGATGATCCCTATGAACCTGGCGTCGGTTTCGTGCCGGAGGAAAATCTCGAAGGCCGCGCCGTGCTGATCCTGATGTCGTGGAAGGAAGGCTCGTCCCTCTGGAAGCCTTGGACCTGGCTGAACTTCCACTGGAACCGCTTCTTCAAGCCGCTGCACTGA
- the recO gene encoding DNA repair protein RecO, producing MEFEDEAIVLGARSHGETGAIVHVLTENHGVYAAHISGGASRRIKPLLQAGSSVVFAYRARHADQLGAATLEASGPSPDLLDEPLGLLGLQCACAMAQTVLPERDSQPGAYHALSGLLGLFAFPEIWPAVYVCYEAGLLEALGFGLDLSACAVSGDHDDLIYVSPKSGRAVGRRAGEPYKDKLLHLPGFMLSSQGGLAEGDVVRGLELTGFFLERHVFHPHNKPLPDIRLRLKNSLAS from the coding sequence ATGGAATTTGAGGATGAAGCCATTGTCCTCGGGGCCCGGTCCCATGGCGAAACCGGCGCCATAGTCCATGTCCTGACCGAAAACCACGGTGTCTATGCCGCCCATATTTCCGGCGGAGCCTCGCGGCGGATCAAGCCATTACTGCAAGCCGGCTCCAGTGTGGTCTTCGCCTATCGCGCCCGCCATGCCGATCAACTGGGCGCGGCCACTTTGGAAGCGTCCGGCCCGTCACCGGACCTGCTCGATGAGCCGCTGGGTCTGCTGGGCCTGCAATGCGCCTGCGCCATGGCGCAGACCGTCCTGCCTGAACGCGACAGTCAGCCCGGCGCCTATCATGCTCTGTCGGGTCTGCTTGGCCTGTTTGCCTTCCCGGAAATCTGGCCGGCGGTCTATGTTTGCTATGAAGCCGGCCTGCTGGAAGCGCTCGGCTTCGGCCTTGATCTCAGCGCCTGCGCGGTCAGTGGCGATCATGATGATCTCATCTATGTCAGCCCGAAATCGGGCCGGGCGGTCGGGCGCAGGGCGGGCGAGCCTTATAAGGATAAGCTCCTGCATCTGCCGGGCTTCATGCTATCGAGCCAGGGCGGGCTGGCCGAGGGCGATGTGGTGCGCGGTCTGGAACTGACGGGCTTCTTCCTGGAGCGCCACGTTTTCCACCCGCATAATAAGCCGCTGCCGGATATACGTTTACGGCTGAAGAACAGCCTGGCGTCCTGA